The stretch of DNA CAATTCTGCACACGGCATTATAAAAGTTTCAAATTCCTTAACTGCCATCAAAAAACTTGTTTCTCCTTCTAGACCACTGACTCAACTTTTACTGGATCTAAGTGTCATTTCCGTCTGTTTTAATGGAAACAGCTGCTAACGGAGGGATAAAATGTCAATTTTACCCTTGGACAAACAGCATAGCGCTCTCATCTCTTAAAATAAAAGACCTTTTTTATTTAGATGGGACCCACCATTGTTCAATGTCACGGCGCGGGCAAGCTCTGCCCGTCGTCCTCCCACGGCGTGGGCGTCATGGGCGCGCCGCACAACGGGCAGGTGGCCGCCGCGCCGGTGCCGGCCCAGGCGTCTATGCACGCGGCGTGGAACACGTGCGAGCAGGCGCCCAGCTCCGCGACCGCCTGGCGCCCAGCTTCCGCTTCCTCCAGACCTGCCAAGCAGATCGCGCAgacggccgcggcgccgccgtcctccgCGACATGACTGTTGCCGTCCAAACCCCGTCGCCTGtaccgcgccgccgcgcgccgcgtaGCCCCGCCGGTCGTACCTGGCGGCGAGCTGATGGGCGCCCACAGCGTCGACGCCTCGAGGAAGCGCTCCGCGGCTGCGTCGTTGTCGGCGTGCTCTCCGCCCCAGGCCTGCCAGGGAAGCTGCACCCCGCCGCGCTGGCACGACATGACGCTGACACCCACCCTatcaagccgccgccgccgctgccgccggcagGGTCGGGCCCACCTTGAATCAAGGGTATTCAATTGAATACTCATTATTTTTGATAAAATTTTTTGTATATGCAGTATTTCTCAAGTACATgaagaaaaaaattaaaaataaaaaaaatacgaTAACAGGCTCGAAAATAACCCAACTTTCTCTGCCCACTGAACAGCCCactctcccctcccctcgcAGCCCACGAGCCCCCACCAGCCCACCCCCACTGCCCCATGCGGCCATGCCCATCCCGTTCCCTCACTTCCGGCCCACCGCCCACGCACATCTCCCCCAAGCCGGCAACCCtaggcagcggcagcggcgagggcggccCTATGCAGCAGCCAGCAGGCCGGCAGTCGTGTGTgcctgagccgcgccgccgcggggataGGGCGCCGGGCCGCCGGCAACGGTGCTGCAGCCTGCTGGCTCGGGCTGCCTGCTGCCAGGCCGCCAAGGCCAGGCTCTGGCTCGCCTGCTCTGCGCACGACGGCGTGGCGGCGCCTTGGCCTCGGCTCGACCAGGGAGGCAGTGAGCTGTGAGCGACATCTGGCAGCAAGGGGCAAGGGCAACCAAGCCCTTAATCTTAAAAGGTTTGTGAAAATTTATCCATATTTTGTGAAAATTATCATTGCAATTTACGAAATTAATGATAAATTTGTAACAATGTAGTATTGTAACGAGGAAAATATTTATGAAACTCGATTGCTCGTAATATGTAGGTTTGAATCATGAAAAAAGGAAGAGTAGCGGTGCCGCTACTGATTTGAGATCTTTTTTGAAAAAAACTGCTCCATTATATGCTATTAGTATATAGTATGGGCCAGAGGTTGAGCTATCAAAAAAAAATTTACACTATTTGAAATTTGGAATACCCACCTTCCAAATGCTAGGCCCACCCCTGGCCGCTGGGGATCCATCTCTCCATGGCCGCCTGCTGCAGCCGCACCTGCCTTCTTGCAAGCCAACAGCTACTAGCTGTGGGGAAGAAGACAGAGCACCCATGAGGAACCTGATCTGCTGTGGAATCAGGCGAGCAGAAGCTGGTATTGACAAATTTGATGGCGCTGATGGTGGGCAACGAAGCAGCTGATGGGGGATCGAGTGAGGGAGATGAGATCGGAagaatttattttaatttttgtGCGGGCCCACTTAAGCAGGCCTTGGCCGCCTGATATACAAGGGCGATCGTAAGAGGGCATTTTGGCCAATTTTTATTTTAGCAACGATTTATGATAACGGAAGTGACGGAAATGGCGTTGAGGTTCAGTAAAAATTGACCTTATGGCATGAAAGGGGCGAGAACTTTTCTAGTGGCATTTAGAGAAATAAGAACTTTTATAATGGTGTGTGCGGAATTGACTCAATAATTAAAAGTTGACCTTATGGCATGGAAGGCGCGAGAACTTTTCTAGTGGCATTTAGAGAATTAAAAACTTCTGTAATGGCGTGTGCGGAATTGACTCAAGAATTTACATGTGCCAGGTGCTCAGCTCTTCCATATTTTTTCCCAAGGTCTGAAGGTCGTGGCCCCAATTAATAAGGCTTCCTAGGCAGATTTGACTGAGTAGTTACCAGTGACAGAGAACTGCGAGATGCGTGAATCTTCAACATCTGGCTGTAGCTCTATATTTGAGAGGAGGTCCCACAACGTGAGGTATTCCACCAAGACCTACAAAGTGAGAGCCCCTTTATATCTGAAACCCATCTCATTTCTGTAAATGCATCATAAACTGATTTCTTCCTTGCTCTAATGGCTACTGAACCTAACAGATGAGGCAAGGAGAGCTCCAGGCTCTGACCCAGCAGCCACCTATCAGTCCAAAAAGTGTGTGTTTTTTTTCCATTCCCTACTTCTGAAATAATGGCTGCAGAGAAGAATGCCTTGACCTGGGATTGAGCATGAACTGAGCCTTTCAGATAAGTCCAGCCACTGTTCCAATTCAGcagtaatcacagtgatctccTAAAGCCAATGTTTCAATCATCTTCATCATGGCAATCCATCACCTTGATGTCCGGGTGCCTGCAAAGTTATTTACTTCACACTTTTATTAACTAATTCTATTCATTGTAGTgtcttcctgagatccttttcATTGTTCTTGGGTTTTAATTTGTTTAGGCATCCATTGCACACTACCAACAAATAAGTGTTTGTCTCTGCAGGATTCAGTAAAAATATCAAGTAGGTTGACCTGTGATAGAAGGATAGTAAGTGTCCGAATTTTAGCCATGTGGAGCATCCATAATCATTATTTCCAATATGGTTCCATTCTTTAGTTGTAACTAATCAACTATGCAGGCCAATCTAGTTTAATCTCATAATATTAATTTCAAAGTCAACTATGATGTTATCCTTTGATTTGTTCCCACTGAGTACTTGAAGAAATATTTATTTCCTGGCCTTGTTTTGTAGACAACAAAGTTTCTAGAGAATTTTTGGTAAGACTCGGCCTCTGTTATGTGTTGACTCTTGACAAACCTCTTGACGCGAGATGTTCTCTTCGATCTTATACACAGCATACACTGTGCATTGCTTTTGTTAGAACAAGTTACTTGAGCCATCTCAAAATAAATGTTCAGTGTTCTCGGTGTCTTGGGGAAGGCAGAGCTCTGGGCAATACCAAATCCACCTAAGGTACAAATTCTATTCGAAGAAAACTGAATTCCCTTGCTACTTCAGGTCAATTTACTAAATGTATCCTCCACAGTTTAGTAAATTTACTGAATGTATCATCCATTTTAGTTCAATTATATGCATGTGTGAAGGTTGATGCTAAACACTTTTTAGGAACTAGACAAATGAGACGAATACTCTAATACTAGTACCTCTGCTTACTTGCAATAGCCATTGTCTGCCAATCCAGCTTTAAATCAAGATTGTCTTACAAAACCAGTCTTTTCTAGGCATTCGCTTGACTTGAGCATGTCTCTATCTACCAGAAAGTATTGCCAGCAGGTATATGCACGAAATATTTTACGATGTTTAAGGGTAGAATATATCAAATTATACCAGTAATTTCATGAAATTACATGTGCTTACCTAACCTCCTCAAATTAGGGGAAGTGAATCTTCAAGATTTTATATGGGGACATCATAATCCAAACATACCTTTTCAGTTATCGTCTTTTTGTTTCCTTTTCCAGCTCATCTATGAACATATTTCTGCATAGTTTTTGAAGCACACATATTTGGATTTTGTTTTCTTGAAGTATAGAATTATACAAACCACAAAGCACAGTTTAGTTGTAAGAAAATTGAGTCTACTAATAAAGCTGACCGTTGCATTTCATGGTTTCCAGTacaattttttttcctttggttGCTTATGTGAAAGAAGATGGCATGTTCTATTGTTCGTCGAGTATCTCCAAGAGTCTTTCTAAAATCTACACTCTAAATCATCATTTACAGAGTCATTTCAGTAAAAATTATTTTCTATATCTTTGTACTCTCTAACAGCATTTCTATATCTTGTGCGTAGTCTAGAGAGCAATTCTCGCTCTAGCGAGAAATCTAGAATAGAGGAGGTCTATATTTTAGATATTCAATTGAAGAGGCTGTTGGATGGTAAGTTTTTAACAAAATATCTATTTTCAAAGACATAAAGAGTCTCTTGGGGACGCTCTTTCCATAACAATAGGTCACACAAGTACATTAACCTCCTCCAGAGTTTACTTTACGTTTACCAAGTTGAAGCTTCTGTtttgcccccccccccactccTCCCGCCCCGCGTCTTTGATAATGGGGATTGCTGAACACACACCATCAATCCCCCATGTGGTGCTCACTGGGCAAGTGTAGCCATCCAGTCCAAGTATCATGGAAGTCTCATGACCATGAGACCATCATGATCAGTGGCAGAGCTGCAGGGTGGTCCAGGTGGGCCGCGGCATACCCTAAGGCCCAGCCCACCAAGGACCACCCCAGTCTCCAGCGGCCCAGCCGGCCAGCAGTGGCGGAGCTGCAGGGTGGTC from Panicum hallii strain FIL2 chromosome 3, PHallii_v3.1, whole genome shotgun sequence encodes:
- the LOC112885385 gene encoding E3 ubiquitin-protein ligase ATL6-like is translated as MSCQRGGVQLPWQAWGGEHADNDAAAERFLEASTLWAPISSPPGTTGGATRRAAARYRRRGLDGNSHVAEDGGAAAVCAICLAGLEEAEAGRQAVAELGACSHVFHAACIDAWAGTGAAATCPLCGAPMTPTPWEDDGQSLPAP